The following DNA comes from Gloeocapsa sp. DLM2.Bin57.
GTACTCCATTATAATCTAATTCCCTAGCTGAAATAATTACTTGTTGTTTGATTAAGCCTGTTGTTTCAGCACTTATCGGCTCTCTAATATTATATCTATCAATATCAGCATCATAAAATTTATAATAGGGTCTAATTAATTGTAATTGTCTATTGGTTTGCAGTAATGGTCTAGTATCCCAAAGTCTTATATTGCTAATAGTTAAGGGGTTGTTATCAATTACTTCTTGATTTAATTCTCCTTTAGGATCAAAGGTATAGACATCAATTTTATCTAAGTTAAATCCTTGTCGAGTGTCATCAATATTGCGTACTAAATAAGGTTTTTCTCTAGCTAGTTCATTAGGTTGGACTACTAAATTTTGAACTAGGAAAATAGTAATAAATCCAACAATTAAAATAGTCAAATAGACATAAAAGGGAACGAGAGAAAAGGGTATTTTATATAATCTTCTACCCATTCTCTGTTTTCTTCCTGTGAATTGAGTTAAACTCGGGTTATATTTACCTGCACCAGTAGAAGCTTTCCAAAATAACCAAAGACTAATACCAGTAGCGACTATACTTAAAATCGTTTCTAAGGGTAATTGAACGGTTATATCTGTATAACTAGCACCATAAACTACGCCTCTTTCTGAGTATAATAAATCGTATCTTTGAAACCAATGACGCCAAGCTAAAATTAGGAACATTGCACCTAATAAACTATAAATATGGCGTAATTGAGAACGGGAAAAACCAGGAAATTTACCTTGAGATAGACTCTTATCTGAGAGTAAATAAATAATGGTTATACTAATTAAAGTATATAAAAATAAGCCACCTAACCAAAAGTCTAACAGTCGATAACCAGGTACTTTAAATACATAGAAAGATAGGTCATGATTAAAAACGGGATCTACTTGATTAAATTCAGTAGCAGCTAACCATTGTAAAATTACTGTCCAGTTTCCCGCTATAACTGCACCTAAGACTAAACTAAGAGCAAAACCAATAGTTTTTAAAACATATTCGGGACTTTTAAAAATAACAACTAGAGTAGTAATTAGGATAAGTAATTGCCAAAGATGGTTATAAATTTGTGAGAAGATTATCTGTAAATATCTGATTGTGAAGGGTGATGGTAAAGTTGGAGTTACTTTGGGTAGGGTATAATCTACTTGCCAACTTGAATAGGCTAATTGACCGTAGTAATATACTAAAGAGCATAAAACTAGAGCTAAACTTAAGGTAATGGGGAAAAGAATGTTAAACTTTAAAGAGTAGGAATGAGGTTGATTAGCTTTGGTCTTGTTATTAGTTGACCATTTAATATTTTTAGCTATATTTAAATTAAGATTAATAAAAATTAAAGAAATGAAAAATATCAATACCCCTGCAATAAATTGAGTTTGGAGACGTTTAAACATAATGTTTAAATAACCAACCTCTTCAAACCAAAAAACATCCACTATAAAGGTAGCAATCAATTGTATAGTTATAATAATTGCTACAGTAAATAGTAATATTTGCCAAAACTTAAGGCTGATTTTGTCTAACATTTTGCTAGAGGGAGTAGTATTTCTCAGGGCGCATTAAGCACCCCTATATGATACTAGGCTAACATTTTTTCAGGAAAATATTTTTTCAGTTTGGAGAGTTTGGGAGGGATACTAAATAGACAATAGGGTTGATAGGGATTGCGATTAAAGTAGTTTTGGTGATATTCTTCAGCTCGATAATAATCCCCTAATTGCTGTAACTCAGTGACAATAGGGTTAGGGAAAGTTTTAGCTGTATCTAATCTCTCTATAACTGCTTTCGCGGTTTGTAGTTGTTGGGGATTTTCCCACAGGATAATTGAGCGATATTGTGTACCGACATCATTTCCTTGTCTATTTAAGGTAGTAGGATCGTGACTGACGACAAAAAAGATTTCCAGGATTTCTTCTAGAGCAATTTTCTCTGTATCAAAGGTTATTTTAACTACTTCTGCGTGTCCTGTTTTTCCTGAACAAACCTGGTTATAGTTAGGGTTTTTGGTATTTCCACCCGCGTAACCAGACTCAACCGCGCTGACACCTTGGACGTTTTGAAAGACGGATTCAACGCACCAAAAACAGCCACCACCTAAAACGATTGTTTCTAACATATCTTGAATAATCCTAATTGCTTCTAAATTGTTTTTCTACTAAATTTACCAGAGTTTCTCTCGGGAAAAAGCGGGGTAAATTAACGATGACTTGATTAGCTAATCCTCCTGTAACTACGGTAGGTTGATCCTTTTCCAGAGCTTGGAGAGCTTCTTTTACTACCTGTATAGCTGAAGCAGCTTTCGATGGGGAGTTACTATTGGATTTGGGGAACTCAGCTACTTGAGAAAAGTTGGATTCCGTTGGTCCTGGACATACTGCCATAATCTTAACACCAGAAGTGCGATTTTCTGCCCAGAGAGACTCGCTAAAACTCAAGACAAAAGCTTTTGTCGCAGCGTAAGTAGAGAGATAGGGTAGGGGTTGGAATCCTGCGATGGAGGATATATTCAGAATTGCTCCTCGTTGACGTTGCTGCATTTCTCCTAGGAAAAGATAGGTTAACTCCACTAAAGCGGTTATATTCAGTTGAATCATTTCTAGTTGTTTAGCTAGCTTTCTATCAGCAAAAGCGCCATAGTCACCGAAACCCGCGTTATTGATTAGTAAGTCAATCTCAATCCCTAAGTCGGAAACTCTTTGATATAGTTGCTGACAAGCACCAGGTGCGGTTAAATCTAGGGGTATTACCTCTACTTTAATTTGTTTTTGGTCTTGTAGTTGTTTAGCCAACTCTTGTAACTTATCTGCGGAACGAGCTACAAGCACAAGGTTAGTTTTACGGGAGGCTAACTCTTGAGCGAAAGCTTCACCAATTCCTTGAGAAGCTCCTGTGATTAAGGCGTTGTTCATCTGCTCAACGGGTAATTATTAACTATTGTTAACTATTGTAACAAATAATTAAGATACACACGCCCTAAAATAACCATAAGAAATAGTAGTGCGCGTTGTAGTTAGGACATTTTAAAGTTATGAAACCCAGTGCTAACTACTCTTGCAAGAGTGCCTTAAAAGTAGTATTATATCATACCCAGAAGCTCCCATCTCCCCATACTCCCCTCTCTTCCCTCTTCTAGAGCGCTACGCGCTATAACTCCTGTGATAAATAATTAACCAGGGTAGTAGTTAACTCCTCAAGGGAAATCAACTCAGATGCTCCTGTAGCTCGTTTGACTAGTTCTACTTTACCCTCTTTGAGCGATCGCCCTGTAACTACACGATAAGGAATACCGATTAAATCTGCATCTTTAAACTTAACTCCCGCTCTTTCATCGCGATCGTCTAGAATAGTTTCGATACCTTTTTGGGTTAACTCTTGGTAGATTTGGGTAGCTATGGCGACTTGCTCGGTATCTCCAGTATTAGGAATAACTACGATTACTTGATAAGGAGCAATACTAACGGGCCAAATCATACCATTTTTATCGTGATTTTGCTCTACTGCGGCTTGAGCTAGACGTGATACCCCAATACCATAACATCCCATCACTAAAGGTATCTCTTCTCCCTCTTCGTTGGTATAGGTAGCACCCATTGCTTGAGAATATTTATTCCCTAATTGAAAAATGTGTCCAACTTCTATTCCTCTAGCGCTGAGTAAAACTTGTTGGGAGTCATTAGAGAGGATATCTCCTGGTTTAGCTTTTCTGACATTAACTACTTTCTCAGGTAGGGTAAACTCTTTACCCCAATTAGCCCCTACTCCGTGGTAACCTTTTTGATTAGTTCCTGTTACAAAATTGGTTAATTTAACCGCGGTTTCATCCACAAAACAAATAAACTCTGAGGCTATCTCAGGATGACTAACCAGATAATCATTACTCAGATTAGGGGCTAAATATCCCCAAGATAAGGGTTTACTCGCCCATCTATGGGCTGTTTCTGCTTCGGCTACTTTGAGGGATAAGAGGGTATTAGCTTGATATTGGGGTGCTAGTTTAGTTAACTCATTCTGTAGCTTGACTTCGTTAATTTCTTGATCTCCGCGAATATTCACTAAAACTAGGGCTAAAATTCCTGAGTCGTAAACCGCTTCGTAAAGGATATTTTTAACTACGGTTGTAGGGGAACATTGAAAATAATCACAGAGTTTGGCTATGGTTTCAGTATGAGGACTCTCTCTAAGTTCATAATTAGTAAAGGGTGAAGTTTCTGCTACTGGTGGTAAAGAGTTGGCTTTCTCGACGTTAGCTGCATAACTTCCATCTGCTGTATATAAAACTTCGTCTTCTCCCGCTGCTGCTAAAACCATAAATTCTTGTGATCCTGAACCCCCAATCGCCCCAGAATCTGCTTCTACTGCACAAAATTCTAATCCACAACGACTAAAAATATTACGATAGGCTTGATCCATGTCTTGATAGGTTTTTAATAAACTTTCTTGATCGCTATGGAAGGAGTAACCGTCTTTCATGATAAATTCTCTTCCGCGCATTAAACCAAAACGGGGGCGAATTTCATCACGAAATTTACTCTGAATCTGGTATAAATGTATAGGTAGTTGTCGATAGGATTTGATCATGTCTTTGGCGATCGCTGTGATCACCTCTTCGTGAGTGGGGCCTAACCCTAATTCGCGATCCTGTCTATCTTTGAGACTAAACATGATCCCTTCTGCTTTGGTATAGGTATCCCACCTTCCTGATTCTCTCCACAATTCCGCGGGTTGTAGCTGTGGTAGTAAACATTCTGATGCTCCTGTAGCGTTCATTTCTTCCCGAATGATTTGAGAGATTTTTTGCAATACTCGCCACATTAAGGGTAGATAAACATAAACACCGCTACCAATTCTTCTAATATATCCCGCACGCAATAATAACTTATGACTGGTTATTTCTGCTTCTGCTGGTTCTTCCCTTAGTGTGACAAACAGTTTTTGAGATAGTCGCATTGTCTATTTACCTAATTGAGCAAAAATTTTATTATAGTATTCTCTGTACTAATAACTTATAATTGTCGTTAATCTCACCCTACTATTTTAATGTCTTTTGGGAAACTAGAATTATTTTTTACGATTCAAGCTCTATTTTTTCTGGTTATTAGTTGTGTTTTAACTTTTATTTTCGGGATAAGATTTGGACTGGTGACTAGTTTTTTAGTTACTTTGTTTATGTCTGTATTTTTTCGTTACCCTCGTCTGGGTTTATGGTTATTACTACTTTATTTACCTTTTGCTGGTACAGTTGTTTATGCTTTTGATGCTAGTTTTGATGCTAAGGATGGTTATATAGTTTATCATTCTTTTTCCTGGTTGTTACATCTAATTAAAGATTTTTTTTACATTCCTGCTCTATTATATATTGTAATTAATACCAAAATTATTACTAAGTTTTTTAAGCAATATTTAAAATTGGGTTTAGTTATATTTGTGATTATTGCTAGTTGTTTACTAACCTTTTTGTTAGTTAATATTCCTGAAAATACAGTCTTAATGGGTTTAGTAGGATTAAAAGTTTTTTTAGGTTATATTCCCTTAATATTGTGTGGTTATTATTTAATTCGCAATACTGATGATTTATTGATTGTAAGTCGTTTACATATTAGTTTAATAATTATTTGTTGTCTTCTAGGGTTAGTGCAATATCTATTACTGATTAATAATATTTGTCCTGGGAATAGTGATTTATTACCTCCAGCTAATTCTCAACCAAGTTTGCAAGCTAGATGTTTAGTAGGAGGTTCTCTGTTATATAATCCTGAATGGGGATTAATTCGCTTACCTGGAACATTTGTAGCACCTTGGCAATGGGGATGGTTTTTGATTGCTAATAGTTTTTTGGCTTTTGGTGGTTATCTGATTGAGAAGGAGATTAAATGGCGTTGTTTGAGTATAATAGGAATGGTATTATTAATCTTAGCTACTCTAGTTTCTCGTCAAAGAGTAGCGATATTATTGATTCCTCTGATTTTAGTTACTTTATTTTTTTGTACTGGTAAATATCAAAACAAAATTTGGTTAAAATTAGGATTATTTATGCTGATATTCTTGACTTTAGAATACTTTAATCTACCTGAAGAAAGTTTAGCTAATTTTTTAAATAGGTGGGAATATTCTCCCCCACAAGATTTTATTGTTTCTCAATTTCAATGGTTAATAAGACAAGCACCAGGATTATTGGGAAAAGGTTTAGGAACTACAGATAGTGCTGCGCGTCATTGGGGGAGAATTTATCTAGTAGAAATATTTCCTGTAAAAGTTATCTATGAAATAGGTATATTAGGTTGGACTGTTTGGATGATTTTAGTATCTTATATCTCTAGATTAACCTATTTAGCTTATAATTCTGCTCAGATATCAGCTTGGCGATCATGGGGAATGTGTATCTGGTTATTTATCTTGTTAATTAGCTACAACCTTTGGTATTATCCTTTAGTCGTTGATCCAGTTAATGTATATTACTGGTTTTTTATTGGAGTTTTACTTAAATTACCCCAAATTAGAAATAACAATTATGGAAGTAATCACAATTTTTTTAACTAGTTTGATGGCTGTGATTGGTACTGGTGGTATCATTGCTGAAGAAGAAGTAGCTAAAGCGATACGCGATCGCGTTACTGACGTAGAAACTTTAGCAGTCAGGATTGATAATCGACCTATCCACAGACTATTAGGAGGTAAAATAGATAGACTGAGTATAGCTACAAGAGGTTTATTATTAATTCCTGAAGTTAGAATAGATTTATTAGAAATTGAAACAGATCCTATAGACATACCTGATTTTGCTGTAGGAGAAGAAATTATCAGTAGAAGAATTCTTTCTCAACCAATACAATTAGGGATGAGATTAATACTTAAAGAAGATGATTTAAACGAAGCTTTAAGATCCCAGGTAGTAAAATCTTATTTAGAAACTAGAATACCTCAAAGTAGAAATTATCAATTAATCTCTGTTGAAGTCAAACTCAATGAAGATAATAGGTTAGAGATAAATCTAGAGTTATACTCTAAGCCAAAAGAGGAAACGATGAATATTATAGTTAATTTCGGTTTAGCAGTAAAACAAGGTCACCAATTGGAAATTATCGAACCAGTAGCGACTATTAATGAGAGAAGAGTCTCACCAAGATTTCTAGATCGATATATTCAAAATAATCTAGAGGATTTAAATTTACAACGTTTAGATTCAGAAGGAATTATTTCTCGGGTTTTACATTTAGAAGTCGATGAGGATAGTTTAAGTATAGTTACTTTTATTAGGTTAGAAGAATTACCCGAGATTGAAATAAGCAAGAGGGAAAAGGGAAATTAAGAATTAAGAATGAAGAAATAGGGGAGAGTGTGGGGAGATGGGGGAGCAGGAAACATATCATATATAGCGCTACGCGCAGGCACTCAGGTACTCAGGCAAAAGCTAGACTAGTAATGGGTTTCATAATTTGAAAATGTCAAACACCTTAGCTTGTACTGCTATAAAAAAATAATACAGTTCCAACTAAAACGTCAAACCTAATACCTAATTTTACTTTTCTAAACGAACAAGATACCATTGTAGATATTGACCTGGTTCTAAATCAAAATCACAATAATTTTGTAAGAGATGTTGGGCTTTTTCGTAAGTAGAAGAAAACTTATTTAATTCTCTCGGCAAACTTTCGGGATAGTTATTAATCACGGTTTCAAGCTTTAACAACAACTCCTCTGAGGTGAGAAATTGTTCAGGTAACCCAGTTTCTAGGACAACGTAAGTGTCATCTTCTTGGTACATTATAGAATCAGGCATATTTTTTAATCTAAAATAAATTCATCATGACAACATCAGAATCTAACCCCTGGTTAAATTTAAATTACGAAACCGCCTTGGAAAACTTGGGAGAGGAATATTTTGATGTAGTCAAAGCTGCACAATTTCCTACTCATATCTTACGTTTCCGCAACGATCGCCTGTTACCAAGGTTAGGATTAAAACCAGAAGAAGTAAGCGATCGCGATTTTAGCGAAGCCTTTGGCGAATTTAGGGGGGTACGTCCTTTTTTAGCCTTAAGGTATCACGGCTATCAATTTGGCTATTATAACCCTTATTTAGGAGATGGTAGAGGATTTATTTATGGACAAATCCGCGGGAGAGATGGACGTCTTTACGATTTAGGAACAAAAGGATCTGGTACTACGCCATATTCTCGTAATGCTGATGGCAGATTAACCCTCAAAGGAGGAGTCAGAGAAGTATTAGCCGCGGAAGCTTTATGGCAATTGGGCGTAAATAGCTCAGCTTGTTTAAGTTTAATTGAGACGGGAGAGTCTTTATGGCGAGATGACGAACCCTCTCCGACTCGGGCTGCAGTAATGGTACGTTGCAATAATTCACATATACGATTTGGTACATTTGAACGATTACACTATCTCAAACGACCTGACTTAGTGGAGAGATTGCTAGAACACGTAATTGACTATTATTATCCCCATTTAGCAGGAAAAAGCGAGCGCTATGCTTTATTTTATGCTGAATTAGTGGCTAGAGTCGCCAACTTAGCAGCCCAATGGATGGCAGCCGGTTTTTGTCATGGAGTACTCAATACAGATAATATGTCTATTACAGGGGAAAGTTTTGACTATGGACCTTACGCCTTTATTCTCACCTACGATCCTAAATTTACTGCTGCTTATTTTGACTATAGTGGTTTATACAGTTATGGCAATCAACCCTGGATATGTCGTTTAAATTTAGAGAAATTACAGATCCCCTTAAGCTTAGTCATTCCCGTTGCCGATTTAGAAGGAGGTTTAGCACAATTTGATGAACATTATCATAGTGCTTATCGAGCTTTGATGTTAAATAAATTAGGTTTTGCTAGTTTAGACAATCCCGAAGGCAATCTCTTACTAGCAGAAACCATTACTTTACTTAAAGAGTCTGAAGTGGGGTATCATCAGTTTTTTGCTGAATTAGCCCTACAATTTAATTATAGTTGGTCAGAGGCTCCAGATACTATCTTAGAGAACCTTTCCATCAGTGCAAGGAATTTAGAGAGTTGGCGTCAACTATATCAACGTTGTTTACAGCAACAAGACTTAGATACAGTAGGTAAACGTCTGTTAGAAGCTAACCCCCGTACAGCCTTACTCAGACCAATTATTGAGTCTGTATGGGAGGCTATTGCTATAGATGACAACTGGCAACCCTTTCAGGAGTTATTGAGACGGTTACAGAATAAAGATTAAAGCGAATTTGGAGTTAGGGTTTAGGTGGAACGGTGTTAGTCAATACGGCTCTCCCGTACATGCGGTGATAAGCTTTCACAAGAATGGTTATAGGCAAAAGGCATTCATGCACTCATGCAAAAGAGAAGAAAGTGTAACTTTCAATACAATTTACCCCATAGTGCCGAGAGAGCCAAAGGGTTCTCTTGTAGAATCTCTAGAAAAGACTTTAACTTATTTTCAAGTCCAGCATTTAGAATCTTTTCTAAGTCCGCTACCGCCTTTTTACTGAAAACAATCTTCCACATAGTACTACAGGATTCCTAGATCCTTGGCACTTGTCCATTCTTCGTTAGGATTGCTTTCGATAAGAATAGCTCACAACCACAATAGTACGTGATTACGTACCCTTTGGCAATCGTTACTGCGAACTCATTCCCCTCTTCCCTCTTAGGTAAGATTAAATTCTAGTAAAGCAGGATAAAAATTGCTATTCTCGTGACTAGGGCGACTCAATTTAATTAAAGCGAAGCGTTGTAGGGGTGTCAGACTTTGCCATTGTGTTATACTGATAGTAATGGCAAATTCTAAGGCTTTAGCCCTTACTTCTGGAGGGATAGTATTAGCATCTAGCCAAGGTGGCTTAGGGTTAATGGCTATTTCTGCAGCCGGTGTGCTAGTTTTTTGCACTATCAGACTCTGGAGGAAGTTTTTATAGGCTATAGCTTCGTTGTTATTATTACAGGGGAGAGAGACTAACAGTTGTCTTTCTTCTCCACTAAAGTTATTCCAGTGAGTCAGTTTTAATTTAACACCACAGGTATCTAGTTTAAATCGCACTATCATGGGGATACAACGTAAGTTATCCACAAAATCGGCTTCAAAGTTGAAAAATTCGGTTTTCATAAACTACTCAAACTCATAGAGGATGTCTTCTGGGGTTGTTGAAGATTATTGACAGGAATTAACTGTACTGCACAAGCTTTAAGTTCTGGTTGTCGAGAAGTAGGACAAGCTTCGGGGTGAGTGAGACTATTAGCTTCAGCGTCATCAGCCCAAAGACTACCCCAGTGCATAGGTACGAAGACAGTACCTGGGGTAATATTTTTAGTGATTTGAACGGGAAAACGTGCTTTACCCCTAAGTGATCGCACTTCTAACCATTCAGTATCGTTGATATTCAGCTTAGCTGCGTCTCGGGGATGAATTTCTAAAAAGGGATGGGGGTGCATTTTGTTAATTTTAGCAATATGACCTGTGCGAGTTTGGGTATGCCAATGACCATAGAGTCTGCCTACGGTAAGAATATAGGGGTAATCAGGGTTAGGTGGTTCAGCTAATCCTCGCGAGTGATAAGCGCCAAATCTAGCCCGCCCATCGGGTGTTAAAAAGCGAAAATCAGTATATAAACGTTGATTATCTGTTGATTGTCCTTCACTACAGGGCCATTGTCTTGGACCATGAATACTTAATTTAGCGTGAGTGATTCCCGTCATGTCACAAAGACGACCTCGGGTTAATTGGACAAATTCAGCGTGAACAGCAGCAGCATCGGAAAAGTTGAATTGTTGCGTAAATCCTAGTCTTTTGCCGACTTCGGCGAAGATTTGCCAATCGGCTTTAGCTTCTCCTGGTGGTAAGCGAAATTGAGGGAGGATAGTAACCATACGTTCAGAGTTGGTCATTGTCCCTGTTTTTTCACTCCATTGAGCAGCAGGTAAGAGAATATGAGCATAAGCTGAGGTTTCTGTGGGGTAGTAGGCGTCTTGATAGATGGTAAAGGGAGATTTAAGTAGGGCTGCTTTGGTACGTTCTAAATCTGGCATACTCACTGCGGGGTTAGTAGCTGCTATCCACAGTAAACCTACTTCTTGTTGTTCTAACCCTATAATCATTTGCCAGACATCTTTTCCTTTGTGAGGGGAAATACTATTTGAAGGTAATCCCCAAAATTGTTCTACTTCGCGACGGTGTTCGGCGTTGACTACAGAACGATAACCTGGTAAGAGTTGGGCTAATCCTCCTGCTTCTCTTCCTCCCATGGCGTTAGGTTGACCGGTTAAGGAAAATGGTCCAGCTCCTGGTTTACCTATATTCCCTGTCATTAGGTGTAGATTAATTAGGGTTCTAGCTTTAGCTGTTCCTTCTGAGGATTGGTTAATACCCATAGACCATAGAGATAATACTCGATGGGCTTCACTCCAGTATTTAGCGGCTTGAATAATTTCATTAACGGATATTCCACAGGTTTTGGCTACTCTTTCTGGGGGATATTCGGCGATGATTTGGGCGTATTGGGGAAAGCCTTGGGTACATTCATCGATAAAATAGCTGTCAATTGCTCCCCATCTTAATAGTAGGTGGGCTATCCCATTGAGGAGGTCAATGTCTGTTCCTGGTTGGATAGCTAGGTGTAAATCAGCTGCTTCTGCGGTTTTAGTACGACGGGGATCGACTACGATTAGTTTGGCTTTACGATTTCTTTTGAGGTGTTTATGGAGACGGTTAAAGACTATGGGGTGACATTCTGCTGTGTTAGTACCGATTAAAAAGGCACAGTCGGTTTCTTCTAGGTCATCATAACAACAGGGTGGACCATCACTCCCCAAGCTTTCTTGGTACGCAGATACAGCAGAAGACATACACAGACGAGAATTAGCGTCAAAATTATTTGTTCCTAGACAACCTTTGAGCAGTTTTTGTGCTGTATAATAATCTTCAGTATGAAATTGACCAGAACCATACATACAGATAGCATCTGCACCTTGGGTACTGCCTACTAGTTTTATACGTTCTACTATTTTGTTTAGGGCTTCATCCCAAGTGCAACGTCGAAAGGGTTGTTCGAGGGATTCCCTAATCATCGGGTATTCTAAACGATTGTTGGACAAAGATTCAGTAACTGTTGCTCCTTTGACACAGACCATCCCTTGACTAGAAGGGTGGAGGCGATCGCCTGTGACTTTCCAGGTGGGGTTAACGGATGCTGTATTTGTTTTCTGGAGTAATACTTGTAACCCACAACCCACACCACAATAAGGACAAAGAGTTTTTACTGAGTCAATCATACTTGATAATTACTATTTTAACTCTTTATTGTTAAAGACTCTTTTGGTCAAGGTTGTTTAATTTGCTACAATCTTAATGTAATTATGCTGATTTTGCATTTAGTTTATGCTTTAAAATTGCTGTTTAGGTAATCGAGGTGAATTAGAAGACATTGGACCGAGGATACTATTAAGTAAGCGCAATTGTTCTGCTGTTCCCATACAGATGACTAAATCTCCAGCAAATAAGCGTGTATCTCCCGTTGGACCAGGGATTAAATCCCCATTACTACGACGAATAGCTAACACTAAAGCTCCAGATTGCGATCGCAGTCTGGCTTCACTCAGGGTTTGTCCTACATAGGGACAAATATCAGGATCTAAGAGAAATTCTTCTAGATAAAAAGAGCGTTCAGTTCCTGTTAAAATACCATCAACAAAGTCCATGACTTGAGGTCTCACTGCTACCGCTGCTAACCGCTTACCACCAGTAATATATGGGGATACAACGGCGTCAGCTCCAGCTCGTTGTAACTTTTTAACCGCTTCTTCGGTACTAGCTCTAGAAATAGC
Coding sequences within:
- a CDS encoding nitrate reductase associated protein, which codes for MKTEFFNFEADFVDNLRCIPMIVRFKLDTCGVKLKLTHWNNFSGEERQLLVSLPCNNNNEAIAYKNFLQSLIVQKTSTPAAEIAINPKPPWLDANTIPPEVRAKALEFAITISITQWQSLTPLQRFALIKLSRPSHENSNFYPALLEFNLT
- a CDS encoding nitrate reductase, with amino-acid sequence MIDSVKTLCPYCGVGCGLQVLLQKTNTASVNPTWKVTGDRLHPSSQGMVCVKGATVTESLSNNRLEYPMIRESLEQPFRRCTWDEALNKIVERIKLVGSTQGADAICMYGSGQFHTEDYYTAQKLLKGCLGTNNFDANSRLCMSSAVSAYQESLGSDGPPCCYDDLEETDCAFLIGTNTAECHPIVFNRLHKHLKRNRKAKLIVVDPRRTKTAEAADLHLAIQPGTDIDLLNGIAHLLLRWGAIDSYFIDECTQGFPQYAQIIAEYPPERVAKTCGISVNEIIQAAKYWSEAHRVLSLWSMGINQSSEGTAKARTLINLHLMTGNIGKPGAGPFSLTGQPNAMGGREAGGLAQLLPGYRSVVNAEHRREVEQFWGLPSNSISPHKGKDVWQMIIGLEQQEVGLLWIAATNPAVSMPDLERTKAALLKSPFTIYQDAYYPTETSAYAHILLPAAQWSEKTGTMTNSERMVTILPQFRLPPGEAKADWQIFAEVGKRLGFTQQFNFSDAAAVHAEFVQLTRGRLCDMTGITHAKLSIHGPRQWPCSEGQSTDNQRLYTDFRFLTPDGRARFGAYHSRGLAEPPNPDYPYILTVGRLYGHWHTQTRTGHIAKINKMHPHPFLEIHPRDAAKLNINDTEWLEVRSLRGKARFPVQITKNITPGTVFVPMHWGSLWADDAEANSLTHPEACPTSRQPELKACAVQLIPVNNLQQPQKTSSMSLSSL